One window of the Conexibacter sp. SYSU D00693 genome contains the following:
- a CDS encoding MFS transporter — translation MSSLAAVSDPPVASAPEVHERAFVPALVGIGLVVSVISSLGAPLIPTIAQDLGASLSATQWSLTATLLVGAVASPLLGRLGDGPHRKTVLVGALALVTAGGALAALAGTLGVLVAGRALQGLGLALMPLTMASARDHLPPARAASTIAVLSVVAAVGVGLGYPITGFIAEYADASAAFWFGTAASAGALVLAVLFVPAPTSSTPRGPLDARGAALIGAGVLALLLALEKAPDWGWGSASTLGLLAAAAALLAWWTAHELRVDHPLVELRLVRHRAVLTANVTGLVLGVAMYLGIALITQAVQLPSMLDESIFVAGLTLVPLSVMSTASSRLLPAVRGVVGERGTIPAGATAIAVAMVFFAATGDHLWQAFVTMGIVGAGLGLTFAAMPGLVVHHVPHHETSSAMSFYQVTRYVGFSIGSGLAITLLRAFDGGADVPTPDAYAKTFAIGGGLCLLAAVVAWVLPGDAIAQEPSSIQR, via the coding sequence ATGAGCTCGCTCGCCGCCGTCTCGGACCCGCCCGTCGCCTCCGCCCCCGAGGTCCACGAGCGCGCGTTCGTCCCGGCGCTCGTCGGGATCGGCCTCGTCGTGTCGGTCATCAGCTCGCTCGGCGCGCCGCTCATCCCGACCATCGCGCAGGACCTGGGCGCGAGCCTCAGCGCCACCCAGTGGTCGCTGACCGCGACGCTCCTCGTCGGCGCGGTCGCCTCACCGCTGCTCGGCCGGCTGGGGGACGGCCCGCACCGCAAGACCGTCCTCGTCGGGGCGCTGGCGCTCGTCACGGCCGGCGGCGCGCTCGCGGCGCTGGCCGGGACGCTCGGCGTCCTGGTCGCGGGCCGCGCGCTGCAGGGCCTCGGCCTCGCGCTGATGCCGTTGACGATGGCCTCCGCCCGCGACCACCTGCCGCCCGCGCGCGCCGCCTCGACCATCGCGGTGCTCAGCGTCGTCGCGGCGGTCGGGGTCGGCCTCGGCTACCCGATCACCGGCTTCATCGCCGAGTACGCCGACGCCTCCGCGGCCTTCTGGTTCGGGACGGCCGCCAGCGCGGGGGCGCTCGTCCTCGCCGTGCTGTTCGTCCCCGCGCCCACGTCGTCGACGCCCCGCGGGCCGCTCGACGCGCGCGGCGCCGCGCTCATCGGCGCCGGCGTGCTCGCGCTGCTGCTCGCGCTGGAGAAGGCGCCGGACTGGGGGTGGGGGAGCGCCTCCACGCTCGGCCTGCTCGCCGCCGCCGCGGCCCTGCTGGCCTGGTGGACCGCCCACGAGCTGCGCGTGGACCACCCGCTCGTGGAGCTGCGCCTCGTCCGCCACCGCGCCGTGCTCACCGCCAACGTCACCGGCCTGGTGCTCGGCGTGGCGATGTACCTCGGCATCGCGCTCATCACCCAGGCGGTGCAGCTGCCCTCGATGCTCGACGAGTCGATCTTCGTCGCGGGCCTCACGCTCGTCCCGCTCTCGGTCATGTCGACGGCGTCGAGCCGCCTGCTGCCCGCCGTCCGCGGCGTCGTCGGCGAGCGCGGGACGATCCCGGCCGGCGCGACCGCCATCGCCGTCGCCATGGTCTTCTTCGCCGCGACGGGCGACCACCTGTGGCAGGCCTTCGTGACGATGGGCATCGTCGGTGCGGGCCTCGGCCTGACCTTCGCGGCGATGCCGGGACTCGTCGTCCACCACGTCCCGCACCACGAGACGTCCAGCGCGATGAGCTTCTACCAGGTGACCCGCTACGTCGGGTTCTCGATCGGCTCAGGCCTCGCCATCACGCTCCTGCGTGCCTTCGACGGCGGGGCCGACGTGCCGACCCCGGACGCCTACGCCAAGACCTTCGCGATCGGCGGCGGGCTCTGCCTCCTCGCCGCCGTCGTCGCCTGGGTCCTGCCGGGCGACGCCATCGCTCAGGAGCCGTCGAGCATCCAGCGGTAG
- a CDS encoding class I SAM-dependent methyltransferase has product MPSPRVVPHHPADLEAWQVLRPLLDAGPYLPWSSGALRPAALVRACNEVVLGDRRAVVECGSGMSTVVLARLLRQREAGQLVALEHDEGWAQRVHDLLRREALQDRARVVHAPLDGDPPWYAEAALDDLPMAIDLLLVDGPPAYLPGDEHRRAPALTTLDDRLAHGATVVLDDIDRPGERAVLEGWETATAWRFARDEVAAVAVGARDRAPTLL; this is encoded by the coding sequence GTGCCCAGCCCGCGCGTCGTCCCGCACCACCCGGCGGACCTCGAGGCGTGGCAGGTCCTGCGCCCGCTGCTCGACGCCGGCCCGTACCTGCCCTGGAGCTCGGGCGCCCTGCGGCCGGCCGCCCTGGTGCGGGCGTGCAACGAGGTCGTGCTCGGCGACCGCCGGGCGGTGGTCGAGTGCGGCAGCGGGATGAGCACCGTCGTCCTCGCGCGGCTCCTGCGCCAGCGCGAGGCGGGGCAGCTCGTCGCCCTCGAGCACGACGAGGGCTGGGCGCAGCGGGTGCACGACCTCCTGCGCCGTGAGGCGCTCCAGGACCGGGCGCGCGTGGTCCACGCGCCGCTCGACGGCGACCCGCCGTGGTACGCCGAGGCGGCGCTCGACGACCTGCCGATGGCCATCGACCTGCTCCTGGTCGACGGGCCGCCCGCCTACCTGCCGGGCGACGAGCACCGTCGCGCGCCCGCGCTGACGACGCTCGACGACCGCCTCGCGCACGGCGCGACGGTCGTGCTCGACGACATCGACCGTCCCGGCGAGCGCGCGGTCCTCGAGGGATGGGAGACCGCGACGGCCTGGCGCTTCGCGCGCGACGAGGTCGCGGCGGTCGCCGTCGGCGCGCGCGACCGCGCGCCGACGCTGCTCTGA
- a CDS encoding MMPL family transporter: protein MPHLRMDGVRRPATTPARFAARRPRLALLAWLLVAGVLALVGRDVGSALHGTSVRIGGSESAKARSLAASTFQDEATVPVLLQGPAKAVDAQGRALVARLSRERGVLVMSPWSAGAAASTPLRPEPGTVLVIASVTGSADAVRTRAREVEDLARRAVHGPVQAHVTGLDAVSRDGVRSSLRAVHRAELIALPVLLLVLLLVFRAPLAALLPVAFGATTILASTGVLRLLAGVLELDAFATSIATMMGLALAVDYALLVVSRTREERAGLAPGDDPALAVHRAAAPTSRTIVVAGAAIVVAMAAAAALAPGASVLSAAVGVSAVAALSALGAALVMPAALVLLGDRLDLGRRRVPAREPRAGRVPGRGAAAVVALALLALSVPAFGLDTAAPGAGALPDDSRVRADTAAVTEALGAGWSSPFELVAVARTETMTTPKRLAALQRLQRRLERDPEVAAVLGPGTIAPQARRLRRAGQAAVDGQRKLTRSLQGRTRKLADVDRGVSTAASGAAALQGALSSAGSAAGSLDSGSRKVAGGVGQLRGGIDGTAAGARRLARRLSDAGSGSKDLASGAGRAATSAGRLRDGLQALRTALTSVRAAGSELEARLRRRRDAVVAVRDKARAQDQHIATAVDELERALPTSGVAALRSRVALRKVRDALAQADAPGELSASVDALDRDARYAGVLSAAVPGAEVNRLATGAARVVAGLGSLKGEVSALGGAVSALAGGSGELVEALQRLGSGAEDLGAGVERLRDGAAVLRTGVGDGARTAGSLSRGLDAARSAASGLGGDAAPSGGGARATPGDAAKPSFFESGYFLLAALQSEGKSPYGVDVARGGRGARILVVPRHSPDDPRTIALYDRLRGTAAGLRSSIGADAAVGGPAALLLDYDQRADARLPVLVVALALLTAVLLGVLLRSVVVPLIGIALNLLTVGASLGLLQLLFAGDDPLLGGPGHLDAVAVTAVFGIIFALSIDYQVFIVARVREEFLRTGDASRAVAVGLARTRAVVTGAALSMLGVFLALGLADIATLRQFGVGLAIAVALDATVVRLVLLPVCLRAAGRWAWWLPGRPHVAGPQDGTLRAQPASAG from the coding sequence GTGCCCCATCTCCGGATGGACGGCGTCCGCCGTCCTGCGACCACGCCTGCCCGCTTCGCCGCCCGCCGTCCCCGCCTGGCGCTGCTGGCCTGGCTGCTCGTGGCCGGCGTCCTCGCGCTCGTCGGGCGCGACGTCGGCTCGGCCCTGCACGGCACGAGCGTCCGGATCGGCGGATCGGAGTCCGCGAAGGCCCGCTCGCTGGCGGCGTCGACGTTCCAGGACGAGGCGACCGTCCCGGTCCTGCTGCAGGGTCCGGCGAAGGCCGTGGACGCGCAGGGCCGCGCGCTGGTCGCCCGGCTGAGCCGTGAGCGCGGCGTGCTCGTCATGTCGCCGTGGAGCGCCGGTGCCGCGGCCTCCACCCCGCTGCGCCCGGAGCCCGGGACGGTGCTCGTGATCGCCTCGGTGACCGGGTCGGCCGACGCGGTGCGCACGCGCGCCCGCGAGGTCGAGGACCTGGCCCGCAGGGCGGTCCACGGTCCCGTCCAGGCCCACGTCACCGGCCTGGACGCCGTGAGCCGCGACGGCGTGCGCAGCTCCCTGCGCGCGGTCCACCGCGCCGAGCTGATCGCGCTCCCGGTCCTCCTGCTCGTCCTGCTGCTCGTCTTCCGCGCGCCGCTGGCCGCCCTGCTGCCCGTCGCGTTCGGCGCGACGACGATCCTGGCCTCCACCGGCGTGCTGCGGCTGCTGGCCGGCGTCCTCGAGCTCGACGCGTTCGCGACGTCGATCGCGACGATGATGGGCCTCGCCCTCGCCGTCGACTACGCGCTGCTGGTCGTCTCGCGCACCCGCGAGGAACGCGCGGGGCTGGCGCCGGGCGACGACCCGGCCCTCGCCGTCCACCGCGCGGCCGCGCCCACGTCGCGGACGATCGTCGTCGCGGGCGCCGCGATCGTCGTCGCCATGGCGGCGGCGGCCGCGCTGGCCCCCGGTGCGTCGGTCCTGTCGGCCGCCGTGGGCGTGAGCGCCGTGGCCGCGCTGAGCGCGCTCGGCGCCGCCCTGGTGATGCCCGCGGCGCTCGTCCTGCTCGGGGACCGGCTCGACCTCGGCCGCCGCCGCGTCCCGGCGCGCGAGCCGCGTGCCGGGCGGGTGCCGGGCCGCGGGGCCGCCGCCGTCGTCGCGCTGGCGCTCCTGGCGCTGTCCGTGCCCGCCTTCGGCCTCGACACCGCCGCCCCGGGGGCGGGCGCGCTGCCCGACGACAGCCGCGTGCGCGCCGACACCGCCGCGGTGACCGAGGCCCTCGGAGCCGGCTGGTCCTCGCCCTTCGAGCTCGTCGCCGTCGCGCGGACCGAGACGATGACGACGCCCAAGCGCCTCGCCGCGCTGCAGCGCCTGCAACGCCGGCTCGAGCGCGACCCGGAGGTCGCCGCGGTGCTCGGCCCGGGCACCATCGCGCCCCAGGCACGCCGGCTGCGGCGCGCGGGCCAGGCCGCCGTCGACGGCCAGCGCAAGCTCACGCGCAGCCTCCAGGGCCGCACCCGCAAGCTCGCCGACGTCGACCGTGGCGTGAGCACCGCGGCCAGCGGCGCCGCCGCGCTCCAGGGCGCCCTGAGCTCCGCCGGCAGCGCGGCGGGCTCGCTGGACAGCGGCTCGCGCAAGGTCGCGGGCGGCGTGGGACAGCTGCGCGGCGGCATCGACGGGACCGCCGCGGGCGCCCGCCGTCTCGCGCGACGGCTCTCGGACGCCGGCAGCGGGTCCAAGGACCTCGCCTCGGGCGCCGGCCGGGCCGCCACGAGCGCCGGCAGGCTGCGCGACGGCCTGCAGGCGCTGCGCACCGCGCTGACCTCCGTGCGCGCGGCCGGCAGCGAGCTCGAGGCGCGCCTGCGCCGCCGGCGCGACGCGGTCGTCGCCGTGCGCGACAAGGCGCGGGCCCAGGACCAGCACATCGCCACCGCGGTCGACGAGCTCGAGCGCGCGCTGCCGACCTCGGGGGTGGCGGCACTGCGCTCGCGGGTGGCGCTCAGGAAGGTCCGCGACGCGCTGGCCCAGGCCGACGCGCCGGGCGAGCTGTCGGCCTCGGTCGACGCGCTGGACCGCGACGCGCGCTACGCCGGCGTCCTGTCGGCGGCGGTCCCGGGCGCCGAGGTCAACCGGCTGGCCACGGGCGCCGCGCGGGTGGTCGCCGGGCTGGGGTCCCTCAAGGGCGAAGTGTCGGCCCTCGGTGGCGCCGTCAGCGCGCTGGCGGGCGGCAGCGGCGAGCTCGTCGAGGCGCTCCAGCGGCTGGGCAGCGGCGCCGAGGACCTCGGCGCGGGCGTCGAGCGCCTGCGCGACGGCGCGGCGGTCCTGCGCACGGGCGTCGGCGACGGCGCGCGCACCGCGGGGTCGCTGAGCCGCGGCCTGGACGCGGCGCGCAGCGCGGCCAGCGGGCTGGGCGGGGACGCCGCACCGTCGGGCGGCGGCGCGCGGGCGACCCCCGGCGACGCGGCCAAGCCGAGCTTCTTCGAATCCGGCTACTTCCTGCTGGCGGCCCTGCAGAGCGAGGGCAAGAGCCCGTACGGCGTCGACGTCGCCCGCGGTGGTCGCGGCGCGCGGATCCTCGTCGTCCCCCGCCACAGCCCGGACGACCCGCGGACGATCGCCCTCTACGACCGCCTGCGCGGGACGGCCGCCGGCCTGCGGTCCTCGATCGGCGCCGACGCCGCGGTCGGCGGCCCGGCGGCCCTGCTGCTCGACTACGACCAGCGTGCCGATGCGCGCCTGCCCGTGCTGGTCGTGGCGCTCGCGCTGCTCACGGCGGTCCTGCTCGGCGTGCTGCTGCGCTCGGTCGTGGTCCCGCTGATCGGGATCGCGCTGAACCTCCTGACCGTCGGCGCGTCGCTCGGCCTCCTCCAGCTCCTGTTCGCCGGCGACGACCCGCTGCTCGGCGGCCCGGGGCACCTCGACGCGGTCGCGGTCACCGCCGTCTTCGGGATCATCTTCGCGCTGTCGATCGACTACCAGGTCTTCATCGTCGCCCGCGTGCGCGAGGAGTTCCTGCGCACGGGCGACGCGTCCCGGGCGGTCGCCGTCGGCCTGGCCCGCACGCGCGCCGTGGTCACCGGTGCGGCGCTCAGCATGCTCGGCGTCTTCCTCGCCCTCGGGCTCGCCGACATCGCGACGCTGCGCCAGTTCGGCGTCGGCCTCGCGATCGCGGTGGCGCTCGACGCGACGGTCGTGCGGCTGGTCCTCCTGCCGGTCTGCCTGCGCGCCGCCGGTCGCTGGGCCTGGTGGCTGCCGGGCCGTCCGCACGTGGCGGGCCCGCAGGACGGGACCCTGCGGGCGCAGCCGGCGTCGGCGGGCTAG
- the ligD gene encoding non-homologous end-joining DNA ligase produces the protein MAKAEEAMVEAGGREVRVSSPSRVIFPATDRTPEVTKLQVAEYYIAVGDGILRALRNRPTTLERWPKGVHPGMVLATREDPRGHDAFYQKRIPRGAPEYVETARIQFPSGRHADEICPTELAVVAWCAHMGTITFHPWPVRKGDVEHPDELRIDLDPQPGTDFKDAVAMAHEAKGLLDDLGMVGFPKTSGGRGIHIYVRIEPRWTFTDVRHAAIAFGRELERRAPGKVTTKWWKEERGERIFVDYNQNARDRTIASAYSIRPKPGAPVSGPFAWDELDDVAPEDFTVASMPARFAQVGDRHAAIDDVAHSLERLLELYERDEAEGLTDMPYPPEYPKMPGEPMRVQPSRAKQQPGQE, from the coding sequence ATGGCGAAGGCCGAGGAGGCGATGGTCGAGGCGGGCGGGCGCGAGGTGCGCGTCAGCAGCCCGAGCCGCGTGATCTTCCCCGCGACCGACCGCACGCCCGAGGTCACCAAGCTGCAGGTCGCCGAGTACTACATCGCCGTCGGCGACGGCATCCTGCGCGCCCTGCGCAACCGCCCGACGACGCTCGAGCGCTGGCCCAAGGGCGTCCATCCCGGCATGGTGCTCGCGACGCGCGAGGACCCCCGGGGCCACGACGCCTTCTACCAGAAGCGCATCCCGCGGGGCGCCCCCGAGTACGTCGAGACGGCGCGCATCCAGTTCCCCTCCGGCCGCCACGCCGACGAGATCTGCCCGACCGAGCTGGCGGTCGTCGCCTGGTGCGCCCACATGGGGACGATCACCTTCCACCCGTGGCCCGTGCGCAAGGGCGACGTCGAGCACCCCGACGAGCTGCGCATCGACCTCGACCCGCAGCCCGGGACCGACTTCAAGGACGCCGTGGCGATGGCCCACGAGGCCAAGGGCCTGCTCGACGACCTCGGCATGGTGGGCTTCCCGAAGACCTCCGGCGGGCGCGGGATCCACATCTACGTGCGCATCGAGCCGCGCTGGACCTTCACCGACGTCCGCCACGCCGCCATCGCCTTCGGCCGCGAGCTCGAGCGCCGCGCGCCCGGCAAGGTCACGACGAAGTGGTGGAAGGAGGAGCGCGGCGAGCGGATCTTCGTCGACTACAACCAGAACGCGCGCGACCGCACGATCGCCTCGGCGTACTCCATCCGCCCGAAGCCCGGGGCGCCGGTGTCGGGACCGTTCGCCTGGGACGAGCTCGACGACGTCGCGCCCGAGGACTTCACCGTCGCGTCGATGCCCGCGCGCTTCGCGCAGGTCGGCGACCGCCACGCCGCCATCGACGACGTCGCCCACTCGCTGGAACGGCTGCTGGAGCTGTACGAGCGCGACGAGGCCGAGGGCCTGACCGACATGCCCTATCCGCCCGAGTACCCCAAGATGCCGGGCGAGCCCATGCGCGTGCAGCCCAGCCGGGCCAAGCAGCAGCCGGGGCAGGAGTGA